In Megalopta genalis isolate 19385.01 chromosome 7, iyMegGena1_principal, whole genome shotgun sequence, a single window of DNA contains:
- the LOC117229181 gene encoding cytosolic carboxypeptidase 6, protein MALTDGRDPLEHTSLYQRAGPRAKAVSRNTKRVGRSSCELIVADSEDSDTEGGLGNVNKMIMRPPGHSGKAKKGHICFDASFETGNLGRVDLISEFEYDLFIRPDTCNPRLRLWFNFTVDNVKAEQRVVFNIVNISKSANLFRNGMTPLVKSSTRSKWQRIPRDQVFYYKSAQHQNHYVLSFAFSFDREEDVYQFALTYPYSYNRYLAHLDNLCTRIACTKRETLATSIQKRKIELITIASHMEDSQQERSRKVVVILARVHPGESPSSFVCQGLMDFLVSCHPIAQVLRNYVVFKIVPMMNPDGVFLGNYRSTALGADLNRAWNKISDWLHPALVAIKPMLKNLDKNLRTPLDCVLDLHAHTNATGLFIYGNTYDDVYRYERHIVLPKLLAQHAQDYEIGNTMYNQDSHKSGTARRYLCSILKEHVNCYSIEVSMYGYNRKAASGILPYTEEGCILSRSYHSLPHHPSRTHSPLFREHPFDSFESSTRLHWKIVSVDYRIGRNLARVFLDYYKLVGLIPAGLPDQPSAKKSRQSRPRYRVPREPRPRTSRTPAPVHLASIHEYFQEEAADPPASGGYRSMSGTRMSQLGTGSGSGSGSGSGSGSGTGVGGCRNRSYRFRSPGAPLVGVQPLSRHPVEPRLTIIDFNQLTRGGLELATSKNRVKVPRKPAKTNR, encoded by the exons ATGGCACTCACCGATGGCCGAGACCCGCTCGAGCACACCAGCCTCTACCAAAGAGCCG GTCCCCGCGCGAAGGCCGTTTCACGGAATACGAAAAGAGTCGGGCGCTCCAGCTGCGAACTTATTGTTGCAGACAGCGAGGACAGCGACACGGAGGGCGGCCTCGGCAACGTGAACAAGATGATCATGCGACCGCCGGGTCACAGCGGGAAGGCGAAGAAGGGTCACATTTGCTTCGACGCATCCTTCGAGACCGGCAACCTCGGCAGGGTCGATCTGATCTCGGAGTTCGAGTACGATCTGTTCATCAGACCGGACACCTGCAATCCTCGGCTAAGGCTGTGGTTCAACTTCACGGTGGACAACGTGAAGGCCGAGCAACGCGTCGTTTTTAACATCGTCAACATATCGAAGAGCGCGAACCTGTTTCGCAACGGGATGACGCCGTTGGTCAAGAGCAGCACCAGGTCCAAGTGGCAGAGGATACCCAGGGACCAG GTGTTCTACTACAAGTCGGCGCAACACCAGAACCACTACGTGCTCAGCTTCGCGTTCTCGTTCGACCGCGAGGAGGACGTCTACCAGTTCGCGCTGACCTACCCGTACTCCTACAACCGGTACCTGGCGCACCTGGACAATCTCTGCACCAGGATCGCGTGCACCAAGCGAGAGACGCTGGCCACGTCCATACAGAAACGGAAGATCGAGCTGATCACGATAGCATCGCACATGGAGGACTCGCAGCAGGAGCGTTCCAGAAAGGTGGTGGTGATCCTGGCGAGGGTGCACCCGGGCGAGTCGCCCTCGTCTTTCGTCTGCCAGGGTCTGATGGACTTTCTGGTCAGCTGCCATCCGATCGCTCAGGTCCTCAGAAACTACGTGGTCTTCAAGATAGTCCCGATGATGAACCCCGACGGGGTATTCCTCGGTAATTACAG GTCCACGGCCCTGGGAGCAGATCTGAACCGAGCGTGGAACAAGATATCCGACTGGCTGCACCCAGCGCTGGTGGCCATCAAACCAATGCTGAAGAACCTCGACAAGAACCTCCGCACCCCGTTGGACTGCGTTCTGGACCTGCACGCGCACACGAACGCCACGGGCTTGTTCATCTACGGGAACACCTACGACGACGTGTACAG GTACGAGAGGCACATCGTTCTGCCGAAGTTGCTGGCGCAACACGCGCAGGACTACGAGATCGGGAACACGATGTACAATCAGGACTCGCACAAGTCCGGCACAGCGAGGCGCTATCTCTGCTCCATTCTGAAGGAGCACGTCAACTGCTACAGCATCGAGGTGTCCATGTACGGTTACAACAGGAAAGCGGCGTCCGGTATACTACCGTACACGGAGGAGGGCTGTATCCTTTCTCGATCTTATCACTCTCTCCCCCACCACCCCTCGCGCACACACTCTCCATTATTCCGAGAACACCCGTTCGATTCGTTTGAAAGTTCGACGCGACTTCACTGGAAAATCGTATCCGTAGATTACAGAATCGGCCGGAATCTGGCCCGTGTGTTCTTAGACTACTACAAGCTGGTGGGCCTGATCCCGGCGGGCCTTCCCGATCAACCGTCCGCGAAGAAATCGCGGCAATCGAGGCCGAGATATCGGGTGCCCAGGGAGCCACGGCCGAGGACCTCCAGGACACCCGCGCCTGTCCACCTCGCCAGCATACACGA ATACTTCCAGGAGGAGGCAGCGGACCCGCCGGCGAGCGGCGGTTACCGATCGATGAGCGGCACGCGGATGAGCCAGCTTGGGACCGGAAGTGGCAGTGGAAGTGGAAGTGGAAGTGGCAGTGGAAGTGGAACGGGCGTCGGCGGGTGCAGGAACCGGAGCTACAGGTTCCGGAGCCCCGGGGCACCGCTCGTCGGGGTACAGCCTCTGTCGAGACATCCCGTCGAGCCGAGGCTCACCATTATCGATTTCAATCAGCTGACGAGGGGCGGTCTGGAGCTGGCTACCAGCAAGAACAGGGTAAAGGTTCCGCGGAAACCGGCCAAGACGAACAGATAG